The following proteins are encoded in a genomic region of Paralichthys olivaceus isolate ysfri-2021 chromosome 23, ASM2471397v2, whole genome shotgun sequence:
- the LOC138406730 gene encoding uncharacterized protein, giving the protein MEGQSGWEQAIQCLLAMQQQQTQALTTIAAEQREDRALLREWIQRPATPPPEPGTSSRRPPAVSLQRMTPEDDTEAYLDLFEGTAEACGWPEEERAVRLLPLLTGAAQLAAHSLPASSRQDYQRLRKAILDRLGCTPEGHRRRFRDLTFGEAGRPFAYAQQLLDAAGRWLQPGHNSAEDVVGQVALEQFIAGLPTSTANWVQCHRPADMQQAIILAEDHLSLPRRSQKEEARQQGVPAGRPIPAPRKRVPPPLPGGTAPPAGPGNARAEAAPRGPAYAPGRPAPWGAPQTPGQECWRCGQSGHFRRECPLMEVGQLVRVAGPPASSHGPGETYHIPTDASNSGLGAVLSQEVEGTDRPVLYISRKLVQREKSYSTVEKECLAIRWAVGALRYYLLGRPFTLWSDHAPLQWLHRMKDANARITRWYLALQPFNFKVIHRPGTRMVVADFLSRSAEGGGGLAAGGVPA; this is encoded by the exons atgGAGGGACAGAGCGGCTGGGAACAGGCAATACAGTGCCTGTTGgcgatgcagcagcagcagacccaGGCACTCACAACCATCGCGGCAGAACAGCGGGAGGACCGGGCTCTCCTGCGGGAGTGGATCCAGCGTCCGGCCACCCCGCCGCCAGAGCCGGGGACTAGCTCCCGGCGGCCGCCGGCGGTGTCCCTCCAGAGGATGACACCGGAGGACGACACCGAGGCGTATTTGGACCTCTTTGAGGGCACGGCGGAGGCCTGCGGGTggccggaggaggagagggcggtTCGTTTGCTGCCGCTGCTCACCGGTGCGGCGCAGCTGGCCGCCCACAGTCTGCCGGCTTCCTCTCGGCAGGACTACCAGCGGCTGAGGAAGGCAATCCTGGACCGGCTGGGTTGCACACCGGAGGGACACCGACGCCGGTTCAGGGACCTCACCTTCGGGGAAGCCGGCCGCCCCTTCGCCTACGCGCAGCAGCTCCTCGATGCGGCGGGGAGATGGCTCCAGCCAGGGCACAACTCGGCGGAGGACGTCGTGGGGCAGGTGGCGCTGGAGCAATTCATCGCCGGCTTGCCCACCTCCACGGCCAACTGGGTCCAGTGCCACCGCCCCGCTGACATGCAACAGGCCATCATCCTGGCAGAGGACCACCTCTCCCTTCCCCGGAGGAGTCAGAAGGAGGAAGCCCGGCAGCAGGGCGTCCCGGCGGGGCGTCCCATACCGGCCCCAAGGAAACGCGTTCCCCCACCCCTACCCGGCGGGACGGCTCCGCCCGCGGGACCGGGGAATGCGAGAGCAGAGGCTGCTCCTCGGGGCCCAGCCTACGCGCCGGGTCGACCGGCACCATGGGGGGCTCCTCAAACGCCGGGGCAGGAGTGCTGGCGGTGCGGCCAGTCGGGCCACTTCAGGCGGGAGTGCCCGCTGATGGAGGTGGGGCAGCTGGTCAGGGTGGCCGGGCCGCCAGCCTCTTCCCACGGCCCGGGAGAGACGTACCATATACCG ACAGACGCCTCGAACAGTGGGCTGGGGGCCGTTTTGtcccaggaggtggaggggaccgACCGCCCCGTACTGTATATTAGCAGGAAGCTGGTTCAGCGGGAGAAGAGTTACAGTACGGTGGAAAAGGAGTGCCTCGCCATTCGGTGGGCGGTCGGGGCCCTCCGCTATTACCTCCTGGGGCGCCCTTTCACCCTCTGGTCGGACCATGCCCCGCTCCAGTGGCTCCACCGCATGAAGGATGCCAACGCGCGGATCACTCGCTGGTATCTGGCTTTGCAGCCATTCAACTTCAAGGTGATCCACAGGCCGGGTACCCGGATGGTCGTGGCCGACTTCCTCTCCCGCTCggcggagggggggggtgggctTGCGGCCGGCGGGGTCCCGGCCTGA
- the strap gene encoding serine-threonine kinase receptor-associated protein — MAMRQTPLTCSGHTRPVVDLAFSGITSSGYFLISACKDGKPMLRLGDTGDWIGTFLGHKGAVWGATLNTDATKAATAAADFTAKVWDAVSGDEVLTLAHKHIVKSVNFTQDSNYLLTAGNDKLLRIYDLSCPEAAPQEIAGHTSAIKKALWCNDDKQILSAADDKTIRLWDRTSMEVVKTMTFDSSVSSMEYMADGEILVITYGKTIAFYNALSLDPIKNVEAPAPINSASLHPDKDFFVAGGEDFKLYKFDYSSKEELESYKGHFGPVHCVRFSPDGELYASGSEDGTLRLWQTAVGKTYGLWKCVLPEDLGAENSEQLYTQPPEIKA; from the exons ATGGCGATGAGACAGACTCCGCTCACCTGCTCGGGTCACACCCGGCCCGTGGTGGACTTGGCCTTCAGTGGGATCACTTCATCCGGCTACTTCCTCATTAGCGCCTGCAAAG ATGGCAAACCCATGTTGCGCCTGGGAGACACAGGGGACTGGATCGGAACGTTTCTGGGTCACAAGGGCGCAGTCTGGGGAGCCACTCTGAACACAGACGCCACCAAAGCTGCCACCGCCGCCGCAGACTTCACAGC AAAGGTGTGGGACGCAGTGAGTGGAGACGAGGTCCTCACactggcacacaaacacattgtcaAGTCTGTCAACTTCACTCAG GACAGCAACTATCTGCTGACTGCAGGAAATGACAAGCTACTGCGGATCTATGATCTCAGCTGCCCTGAAGCAG CACCACAGGAGATTGCGGGTCACACGTCAGCTATAAAGAAAGCTCTGTGGTGTAATGACGACAAGCAGATCCTCTCAGCTGCGGATGACAAAACCATTAG gctTTGGGACAGGACTTCCATGGAGGTGGTGAAAACGATGACGTTTGACTCATCTGTGAGCAGCATGGAGTACATGGCTGATGGAGAGATTCTCGTGATTACTTACGGAAAGACGATCGCTTTCTACAATGCCCTCAG CCTGGACCCGATCAAGAATGTTGAGGCCCCAGCTCCCATTAACTCAGCCTCCCTCCACCCTGACAAGGACTTCTTTGTTGCCGGTGGAGAAGACTTCAAGCTCTACAAATTTGACTACAGCTCCAAGGAAGAACTTG AGTCCTATAAGGGTCACTTTGGTCCAGTCCACTGTGTGCGGTTCAGTCCAGATGGTGAGCTGTACGCTAGTGGCTCTGAAGACGGAACTCTTCGACTGTGGCAGACGGCGGTGGGGAAAACCTACGGCTTGTGGAAGTGCGTCCTCCCTG AGGACCTGGGGGCAGAGAACTCTGAGCAGCTTTACACACAACCTCCTGAGATCAAAGCTTGA